The following are encoded together in the Melitaea cinxia chromosome 22, ilMelCinx1.1, whole genome shotgun sequence genome:
- the LOC123664426 gene encoding piggyBac transposable element-derived protein 4-like, with protein MNHRVKDVRVPRTKLRLHKLDNDTDDSEERNQRDIVTSDIRVSHEHTQLLPSDVHVNESTNLPNPDTATYSQRSSDITEPLTEESWSSTIADIPDFNFDSSQCGITVNIDGISQVLDFFHLVFPSSYIEYLVNCTNNYGKTLCNSNRPHTRHSRKITYREVTPEEMLKFLGLTLLKGLIKCPKRRHVFSLSDPLYYHPIFSFVMSGRRYEQILRCIYVSELDAKGENKIVKFIDMMTLNFRQVYNADKELSLDESLLLFRGRLHFRQYIKSKKARYGIKFYELTTHDGYVLNIKMYSGKEAIEENTSETESKTEKLVLRLMRPYLLRGHHIFMDNFYNSVNLSRKLLDLKTHSTGTLRTNRKGNPAYIVKKKLKKGEHVWARKDKIYVSKWKDKRPVVMITTAQHPLIVEVRNRFGKTRPKPAEVELYNRNMSGIDRSDQMISYYSCPRKTIRWYKKVFFHILDIAVSNAYFLFKKYRKNNAPTYNYINYREELIKVMIGISGRNIKPKDMISQRSIHDNRRFRPSTSTLSTPSANIPVAENVTTGHWPEQMLSRPGTSKKFAFLKCKVCSKNNIRKETSYRCKGCPDKPPLCPSCFEAYHGHN; from the exons ATGAACCATCGGGTGAAGGATGTTCGAGTTCCGAGGACGAAGCTCAGGCTTCACAAATTAGACAA TGATACAGATGACTCTGAAGAACGTAACCAAAGGGATATAGTAACTTCTGACATCCGCGTAAGTCATGAACATACTCAACTATTACCATCTGATGTGCATGTAAATGAGAGTACTAATTTACCAAACCCTGATACTGCTACTTATAGTCAAAGGTCCTCCGATATAACTGAACCTCTTACAGAAGAATCGTGGTCTTCCACTATTGCTGATATACCAGATTTCAATTTCGATAGCTCTCAGTGTGGTATTACCGTAAATATTGATGGCATTAGCcaagttcttgatttttttcacCTTGTTTTTCCATCAAGCTATATAGAATACCTGGTAAACTGTACTAACAATTATGGAAAAACTTTATGCAACAGTAATAGGCCTCATACTAGACACAGCCGCAAAATTACGTATCGTGAAGTTACACCTGAAGAAATGTTGAAATTTCTCGGACTTACACTCCTCAAAGGTCTCATAAAATGTCCTAAACGACGACACGTATTTTCATTATCTGATCCACTTTATTATCATCCCATATTTAGCTTCGTGATGTCAGGACGGAGATATGAGCAAATTTTACGCTGTATTTACGTATCAGAATTGGATGCAAAGGgcgaaaataaaattgtaaaatttattgatatgATGACACTAAACTTTCGACAAGTATATAATGCTGATAAAGAACTTTCATTGGATGAATCGCTCCTTTTGTTTCGGGGTCGCTTGCACTTTCGTCAATATATCAAGTCTAAAAAAGCCCGCTATGGCATCAAGTTTTACGAACTGACCACTCACGATGGCTATgtgctaaatataaaaatgtactctGGTAAAGAAGCAATAGAAGAAAACACGAGTGAAACTGAATCTAAGACTGAAAAACTAGTTTTGAGATTAATGCGCCCCTATTTGCTACGTGGTCATCATATTTTTATGGATAATTTCTATAATTCAGTAAATTTATCAAGGAAATTACTCGATCTGAAAACCCATTCCACTGGAACCTTGCGTACAAATCGGAAAGGAAATCCTGCatatattgtaaagaaaaagCTAAAGAAAGGTGAGCATGTATGGGCCAGGAAGGATAAAATTTACGTTTCAAAATGGAAAGATAAACGTCCAGTAGTGATGATTACCACGGCCCAACACCCTTTGATTGTTGAAGTAAGAAATAGATTTGGCAAGACAAGACCAAAACCTGCAGAAGTGGAGCtttataatagaaatatgtCAGGTATAGACAGGTCCGATCAAATGATCTCATATTATTCGTGCCCTCGAAAAACCATCAGATGGTATAAAAAGGTATTCTTCCATATCCTGGATATTGCGGTGTCGAATGCTTACTttcttttcaaaaaatatagaaaaaacaaTGCCCccacatacaattatataaactaCCGAGAAGAATTGATTAAAGTGATGATTGGGATCAGTGGAAGAAATATTAAGCCAAAAGACATGATCAGTCAAAGGAGTATACATGATAACAGACGATTTCGCCCAAGTACGAGTACATTATCTACTCCGTCAGCCAATATTCCTGTTGCTGAAAATGTTACAACTGGCCATTGGCCTGAACAAATGTTATCTCGGCCTGGTACCTCGAAAAAGTTTGCCTTCCTTAAATGCAAAGTTTGCtcaaaaaataacattagaaaGGAAACGAGCTATCGTTGTAAGGGATGTCCAGATAAGCCCCCACTGTGTCCATCATGTTTTGAGGCTTACCATGgtcataattaa